The Juglans microcarpa x Juglans regia isolate MS1-56 chromosome 2S, Jm3101_v1.0, whole genome shotgun sequence genome has a window encoding:
- the LOC121252512 gene encoding E3 ubiquitin-protein ligase RKP isoform X2, which yields MAEDSLRIGGLSSGLAVILNGEDGTENSSKTRLVSHCDDFCHQSVERTLEYVFGLPNKSIRPLTIPVDSNFVRSIIKNEFSNFHVNLDSLIRNMNGLCIYDNGCGPHVVVLEDISICGDIRIIKPPLLVESLAMFSSARANACVWKGKWMYEVILETSGIQQLGWVTLSCPFTDHQGVGDAEDSYAFDGRREKKWNKEAESYGQSWVVGDVIGCCIDLDCDQISFYRNGISLGVAFHEIRKIGPEFGYYPAISLSQGERCELNFGSRPFKYPIEGYLPIQSPSSVTLFATQLLRCLSRLLDMQSMERDEHYSIEKLRRLKALVSFEELFDPVSQGICEEFFHLLETDAGSVEYIGWGPFLSLMMEVFGVQAPHDHSSLDRAVDVFLKFEGSHLLFEHLINALSCGCKTRSLVLTECPYSGSYSYLALACHILRREELMVLWWKSSDFEFLFEGFLSQKSPNKQDLECLMPSVWWPGSCEEVSHESGMILTTTALSKAINKIEEKHRDLCRLVIQFIPPLTPPQLPGSVFRTFVQNLLLKKRGADHNVLPPGVSSNSVLVSLFTVILHFLSEGFGMRDICGWLKSCEMVDLNIGFLHRGGQRSFPMYLFLKNDPHRTDISRLGGSFSHLLNSNPSNNEEAEVIRWEEGCMDDEETRVTHSTWQKPCCCSSSSYDDFTRISKDPIRYTAKSSPGHCNHIPERSAHVATECSAGSLTDEIVDKPSSSDQSESELGYRSVQHVVIVPRENDVSSAMLQEEELLDALLLLYHIGLAPNFKQASYYMSHQSQSISVLDETDKQIREGTCSEQLKRLKEARNCYREEVIDSVRHCTWYRISLCSQWKQRGMYAMCMWIVQLLLVLSKVDSLFFYIPEFYLETLVDCFHVLRKSDPPFVAPAIFVKQGLASFVTFVVVHFNDPRISSADLKDLLLQSISVLVQYKEYLAAFESNEAAIHILPTALISAFDQRSWIPVTNILLRLCRGSGFGSSKHGESSSSVVFQRLLREACINDKDLFSAFLNRLFNTLSWTMTEFSVSMREMQEKFQCGSTTVSVEGLKKQPSLGGRGDGCTVR from the exons ATGGCCGAAGACAGCCTCCGGATTGGTGGGCTTTCTTCTGGTTTGGCTGTAATATTGAATGGTGAGGATGGTACAGAGAATTCGTCAAAAACCCGGCTTGTTTCACACTGCGATGATTTTTGTCACCAATCTGTGGAGCGAACTCTTGAATATGTATTTGGTCTACCTAACAAATCAATTCGTCCATTGACCATACCAGTTGACAGTAATTTTGTTCGCTCTATCATAAAGAATGAATTCTCAAACTTCCATGTGAACTTGGATTCTTTGATTAGAAATATGAATGGACtttgtatatatgataatgGTTGCGGTCCCCATGTTGTTGTTCTTGAAGATATCAGCATTTGTGGTGATATAAGAATCATCAAGCCACCGTTGCTTGTAGAGAGTCTAGCAATGTTCAGTAGTGCCAGGGCTAATGCCTGTGTTTGGAAAGGGAAATGGATGTATGAGGTTATTTTAGAAACATCAGGTATACAGCAGCTTGGATGGGTAACTCTTTCTTGTCCTTTCACTGACCATCAGGGTGTAGGTGATGCTGAAGATTCGTATGCATTTGATGGAAGGAGGGAGAAGAAATGGAATAAGGAAGCTGAGTCATATGGTCAGTCGTGGGTTGTTGGTGATGTCATTGGATGCTGCATAGACTTGGATTGTGATCAGATCTCTTTCTATCGAAATGGTATCTCACTTGGAGTGGCGTTTCATGAGATTCGCAAGATAGGGCCCGAATTTGGGTATTATCCAgcaatttctctttctcaaggtGAAAGATGTGAATTAAACTTTGGGTCCCGACCATTTAAGTATCCTATTGAAGGCTATCTCCCCATTCAATCACCATCCTCCGTCACTTTATTTGCTACTCAGTTGTTGAGGTGCTTGTCAAGGCTTTTGGATATGCAAAGTATGGAACGAGATGAGCATTATTCTATTGAGAAATTGAGGAGATTGAAGGCACTTGTTTCATTTGAAGAACTTTTTGATCCAGTATCTCAAGGGATATGTGAGGAATTTTTCCATTTACTTGAAACTGATGCTGGGAGTGTGGAGTATATAGGCTGGGGTCCATTTCTGTCACTCATGATGGAAGTGTTTGGAGTGCAGGCACCACATGACCATTCAAGCTTGGATAGAGCGGTCGATgtctttctaaaatttgaaggaTCCCATTTGTTATTTGAGCACCTGATAAATGCCCTTTCATGTGGCTGCAAAACAAGGTCGTTGGTTCTCACTGAGTGCCCATATTCAGGATCATATTCTTATCTTGCATTGGCATGTCATATCTTAAGACGGGAAGAATTGATGGTGCTGTGGTGGAAGTCATCAGATTTTGAATTCTTGTTTGAAGGATTTTTGTCACAGAAGTCCCCAAACAAACAGGATCTTGAATGCCTAATGCCTTCTGTATGGTGGCCTGGTTCATGTGAAGAAGTTTCCCATGAGAGTGGCATGATCTTGACAACTACCGCTTTGTCCAAAGCAATCAATAAG ATAGAAGAGAAGCATAGGGATCTCTGTCGCTTGGTCATTCAATTCATACCGCCTCTAACACCTCCTCAGTTGCCTGGTTCAGTGTTTAGGACATTTGTACAGAAtcttttattaaagaaaagagGTGCAGATCATAATGTACTGCCACCTGGAGTTTCAAGCAATTCtgttcttgtttctttgttCACAGTTATCCTCCATTTCCTATCTGAAGGATTTGGCATGAGGGATATCTGTGGCTGGTTGAAGAGCTGTGAAATGGTTGATCTCAATATTGGTTTTCTTCACAGGGGTGGTCAGCGAAGTTTTCCTAtgtacttatttttaaaaaatgatccTCATCGAACTGACATATCTAGGCTTGGAGGATCATTCAGTCATCTATTGAATTCAAACCCTTCAAATAATGAGGAAGCAGAAGTGATCAGGTGGGAGGAAGGCTGTATGGATGACGAAGAAACCAGAGTTACTCATTCAACCTGGCAGAAACCATGTTGCtgttcaagttcaagttatGATGACTTCACTAGAATCTCAAAGGATCCAATTAGATATACAGCCAAAAGTTCTCCAGGCCATTGCAACCATATTCCAGAGAGATCTGCTCATGTTGCTACAGAATGTAGTGCTGGAAGCTTGACTGATGAGATAGTGGATAAACCTAGCTCCAGTGATCAATCTGAATCTGAACTTGGTTATCGCTCAGTCCAACATGTTGTGATTGTACCCCGGGAGAATGATGTTTCTTCAGCTATGCTACAAGAAGAAGAACTTCTAGATGCTTTGCTGCTGTTGTATCACATAGGTCTTGCACCAAACTTTAAGCAG GCATCATATTACATGTCTCATCAGTCCCAGTCAATCTCTGTGCTGGATGAAACTGATAAACAGATAAGAGAAGGAACTTGCAGCGAGCAATTAAAGCGTTTGAAAGAAGCCCGCAATTGTTATCGTGAAGAAGTTATTGATTCTGTAAGACATTGTACATG GTATCGCATCTCTCTTTGTTCTCAATGGAAGCAGAGAGGGATGTATGCAATGTGCATGTGGATTGTCCAATTGCTTCTGGTTCTTAGCAAAGTGGATTCCTTGTTCTTTTACATCCCTGAATTTTATCTGGAAACTCTG GTTGACTGCTTTCATGTGTTGCGGAAGAGTGATCCTCCGTTTGTTGCACCTGCGATATTTGTCAAGCAGGGACTTGCTTCATTT GTTACCTTTGTAGTAGTCCACTTCAATGACCCAAGGATATCAAGTGCAGATCTTAAGGATCTTCTCCTCCAGTCCATATCGGTCCTGGTACAGTACAAGGAATATTTGGCAGCTTTTGAGAGCAATGAAGCAGCAATACACATCTTGCCAACAGCATTGATTTCAGCATTTGATCAGAGATCCTGGATCCCAGTAACCAACATTCTTCTGCGATTATGTAGGGGTTCTGGATTTGGTTCTTCCAAGCATGGGGAATCATCATCATCTGTGGTTTTCCAG AGATTGCTACGGGAAGCTTGCATCAATGACAAAGATCTGTTCTCGGCTTTCCTCAACCGTCTATTTAACACTCTCAGTTGGACAATGACCGAATTCTCCGTTTCCATGCGTGAAATGCAAGAAAAATTCCAG TGTGGGAGCACCACAGTATCTGTGGAAGGGCTTAAAAAACAACCATCCCTGGGGGGGAGAGGGGATGGGTGCACTGTGAGATGA